Proteins encoded together in one Drosophila albomicans strain 15112-1751.03 chromosome 2R, ASM965048v2, whole genome shotgun sequence window:
- the LOC117574321 gene encoding RGS domain-containing serine/threonine-protein kinase A-like: MHATYGGNHCGNSSSNICNQQINNFNNINSNNNNNNNNMHSSGFLGAGCSSSNDSGGGSVSGSNSSDYMANATAAYATQATAATMTTTTTTTMPHNVSTTTMLSNYCDAATMMMAAAAVNANQCLQQHHQRLLLASSNTSSNQNHNSNEQVAMATATAAVMASSSCSTGSLSSAPSTPTTIAVAASQQLPQPQQQALQQQSLPSPPNLIDISEVPLIVDVK; this comes from the coding sequence ATGCATGCAACATACGGAGGCAACCACTGcggtaacagcagcagcaacatttgcaatCAGCAAATCAACAACTTCaataacatcaacagcaataacaacaacaacaacaacaacatgcattCAAGCGGTTTCCTCGGCGccggctgcagcagcagcaacgacagtGGCGGCGGCAGTGttagtggcagcaacagcagcgattACATGGCCAATGCGACTGCTGCATATGCGACacaagcgacagcagcaacaatgacaacgacaacaacaaccacaatgcCACACAATGTGAGTACAACAACGATGCTGTCTAATTACTGCGACGCTGCCACAATGATGAtggctgctgccgctgtcaaTGCAAATCAATGCCTGCAGCAACACCACCAGCGACTGCTGCTGGCCAGTAGCAATACTAGCAGCAACCAAAATCACAACAGCAATGAGCAAGTGGCTATGGCCACTGCCACAGCAGCGGTCATGGCCTCTTCCTCATGCTCAACGGGTTCACTGTCATCGGCACCGTCGACACCGACAACCATTGCTGTCGCGGCatcgcagcagctgccacagccgcagcaacaagCATTGCAGCAACAGTCGCTGCCATCGCCGCCAAATTTAATCGATATCAGCGAAGTTCCTCTCATTGTGGATGTCAAGTAg